In Oncorhynchus mykiss isolate Arlee chromosome 1, USDA_OmykA_1.1, whole genome shotgun sequence, the following proteins share a genomic window:
- the LOC110531853 gene encoding zinc-binding protein A33: MASEQQKGDEPSLPREEAVCPGCQGAGPLVLPCGHSLCEACLGLCEGELGQGGCTICYGRDLLDCVLKRLLDSLFQGQPRRARDGGVEDGDRELCPLHGERLTLYCVEDKEMVCVACQSEEHDDHECCPTEEAVHDCKRELTSALRPLQEKLEALNTVKQTCEESAEHIKSQAQQTECLVQQQFEKLHQFLRDEEAAVISALKEEEQEKTQGMRDRIDRTTDQINSLAEAIEVTVEAMDTSDDIIFLKNFKRTSERTQVTVQEPEEVTGALLDVAKHLGCLNYRVWERMQDVITYTPVTLDPNTADVCLSLSDDLTSLRYTEEEERLPDNPERFCYYECVLGSEGFNSGRHTWDVEVGVNSEWAVGVAWETVSRKEWFPPSPERGLWTICYYGGEYRARTATATPLVLKRRPQEVRVQLDWDRGRVIFSDASDNTLIYKFQHKFTQRVFPYFSNTCKRHPLRISAGKVTVTAE; the protein is encoded by the exons ATGGCGTCTGAGCAGCAAAAGGGTGATGAGCCCTCTCTCCCCAGGGAAGAGGCTGTGTGCCCGGGCTGTCAGGGAGCAGGGCCCCTGGTCCTGCCGTGTGGCCACAGCCTGTGTGAGGCCTGCCTGGGGCTGTGTGAGGGCGAGCTGGGCCAGGGGGGCTGTACCATCTGCTATGGCAGAGACCTGCTGGACTGCGTCCTGAAGAGACTGCTGGACTCCCTGTTCCAAGGGCAGCCGCGGCGTGccagggatggaggggtagaggacgGGGACAGGGAGCTGTGTCCTCTGCATGGGGAGAGGCTGACGTTGTATTGTGTGGAGGACAAGGAGATGGTGTGTGTGGCGTGTCAGAGCGAGGAGCACGACGACCACGAGTGTTGTCCCACGGAGGAGGCTGTGCACGACTGCAAG AGGGAGCTGACGTCTGCCCTGAGACCTCTACAAGAGAAGCTGGAGGCTCTGAACACTGTGAAGCAGACCTGTGAGGAGTCAGCTGAACACATCAAG AGCCAGGCACAGCAGACCGAGTGCCTGGTCCAGCAGCAGTTTGAGAAGCTGCACCAGTTCCTCCGAGACGAGGAAGCTGCTGTGATCTCTGCTCTGAaggaagaggagcaggagaagaccCAGGGGATGAGGGACAGGATAGACAGAACAACAGACCAGATCAACTCTCTAGCTGAGGCCATTGAGGTGACGGTGGAGGCCATGGACACTAGTGATGACATAATCTTCCTCAAG AACTTCAAGAGGACCTCTGAGAG GACTCAGGTGACAGTACAGGAGCCAGAGGAGGTGACAGGAGCTCTGCTGGATGTGGCCAAACACCTGGGCTGTCTCAACTACAGAGTCTGGGAGAGGATGCAGGACGTCATTACATACA CTCCTGTGACTCTTGACCCCAACACGGCTgatgtctgcctgtctctgtctgatgATCTGACCAGCCTGCggtacacagaggaggaggagcgaCTCCCTGACAACCCAGAGAGGTTCTGTTACTATGAGTGTGTCCTGGGTTCCGAGGGCTTCAACTCCGGACGACACACCTGGGACGTGGAGGTGGGCGTGAACAGCGAGTGGGCCGTGGGCGTGGCATGGGAGACGGTCTCGAGGAAGGAGTGGTTCCCCCCGAGCCCAG AGAGGGGCCTGTGGACCATCTGCTACTATGGAGGTGAATACCGCGCCCGCACGGCCACCGCCACCCCCTTGGTCCTGAAGAGAAGGCCCCAGGAGGTCAGAGTGCAGCTGGACTGGGACAGAGGCAGGGTGATCTTCTCCGACGCCTCAGACAACACGCTCATCTACAAGTTCCAACACAAGTTCACCCAGAGAGTGTTCCCTTACTTCTCCAACACCTGCAAGAGGCACCCTCTGAGGATCTCAGCCGGGAAGGTGACAGTTACAGCGGAGTAG